Proteins co-encoded in one Leptolyngbya boryana PCC 6306 genomic window:
- a CDS encoding GIY-YIG nuclease family protein produces MSDRVKQEALKILKLLSSLEFESCYLLTKDFKELPRQPGLYAIRQRDTVVYVGKALNLRDRFKTGHTALVSAFIDGVMAEDLRIAVVTVSPYWLASLEELETRMILQAKPRYNGRVSSIKAQTIMFSTDKVKILDSLPPAIREALEDYGAETGLNPDQVVELAIVNFLDVDAATFPKSFKSIGQLKEENAILKLKLKAAGVDVDE; encoded by the coding sequence ATGAGCGATCGCGTTAAACAAGAGGCACTGAAGATTCTGAAGTTGCTATCAAGTCTTGAGTTTGAAAGTTGTTACCTGCTGACCAAGGACTTCAAAGAACTGCCGCGTCAACCTGGACTATATGCTATTCGGCAGCGTGACACGGTGGTTTATGTAGGGAAAGCGCTTAATCTGCGCGATCGCTTCAAAACCGGACATACCGCGCTCGTTAGTGCATTCATCGACGGCGTAATGGCTGAAGATCTTCGCATTGCCGTTGTGACTGTTTCTCCGTATTGGCTCGCAAGTCTTGAAGAACTCGAAACACGGATGATTCTTCAAGCCAAACCACGATATAACGGTCGTGTATCCTCAATTAAAGCTCAAACGATTATGTTTAGCACGGATAAAGTCAAAATCCTAGATTCTCTACCTCCTGCCATTCGGGAAGCTTTGGAAGACTATGGCGCAGAAACGGGACTTAACCCAGATCAGGTCGTTGAGTTGGCAATCGTCAATTTTCTGGATGTGGACGCAGCAACATTCCCTAAGAGCTTCAAAAGTATTGGTCAACTGAAAGAGGAAAATGCCATCCTCAAGCTGAAGCTCAAAGCTGCGGGTGTTGACGTTGACGAGTAA